One Trichormus variabilis 0441 genomic window, AAGAAGCACCAATTTATACCCGCGCACGTTACTTACCACCCACAAAACTATTAGATTGCCACGTTACAGAATCAATCATTGGCGAAGGCTGTATTCTGAAAAACTGTCGCATTCAACACTCAGTATTGGGAGTGCGATCGCGTATTGAAACCGGCTGCGTCATCGAAGAATCTTTACTCATGGGTGCCGACTTCTACCAAGCTTCAGTGGAACGCCAGTGCAGCATTGACAAAGGAGACATCCCCGTAGGCATCGGCCCAGATACCATTATTCGCCGTGCCATCATCGATAAAAATGCCCGCATCGGTCACGATGTCAAAATTATCAATAAAGACAACGTGCAGGAAGCCGACCGCGAAAGTCAAGGATTTTACATCCGCAGTGGCATTGTCGTCGTTCTCAAAAATGCCGTCATTACCGATGGCACAATAATTTAGTCAGCAGTCAACCCTCCGGGTACTCTTCGAGAACTCCTTTCCTACGGAACGCTCCGTGAACGGAGAACGGCAGTTCGCAATCGACGCAAAGCGCCAAGACTGCGACTGCCTCACAGTCAACAGTCAACAACTTTGACTACTGACTACTGACTACTGACCCTAGACTAATGACAAAACTCATATTACTGATTGGTCTTCCTGGTAGCGGTAAGTCAAACTTGGCAAAACAATTAGTAGCACAATGCCCCCAGATGCAGCTGATTTCCACAGATGCCATCAGGGGGCAACTGTTTGGCTCAGAAGCAATTCAAGGGTCATGGCTGCTAATTTGGCGGGAGATAGAGCGGCAATTACAGCAAACTGTGATTACCAATAAAATCGCCCTTTTCGATGCTACCAACGCCCAACGCCGCCATCGTCGTGAACTTATTGCCCTAGCCCGTGAATTAGGCTTTACCGACATTACAGGAGTTTGGATCAAAACACCCGTCTGGTTATGTCTAGCACGTAACAAAAAACGCCCACGCCAAGTCCCCGAAGATGTCATCCTACGAATGCACCGCCAACTCCGCGATGCACCCCCCACCCTACAAGAAGGACTAGAAAACCTAATTGTCCATGAAAATATCTCTTCCCCCATTCAAGGCTCCCTACTCCCCATTTCCTCCATCGATAAGTACGGAAATTGCCCTGACCCAGTGAGCGTGAACCACACTTGATTTTCTTTATTATTTGTTAATTTAAAATCAGAATATTTATGCGTTGGCATTAGACCTAGCAAATTCTCAATTTCAAATCTTAGAAAAAAACTTAAAGAAATTTCTACAGGAGGCTGGTAGATGGCTGCAACAGACTTCAAAGACTATTACGCGATTTTGGGAGTTAGTAAAACTGCCACTCCAGAGGAAATTAAACAAGCTTTTCGCAAATTAGCCCGCAAATATCACCCTGATGTTAATCCAGGGAATAAACAGGCGGAAGCAAGCTTCAAGGAAGTTAACGAAGCCTACGAAGTTTTGTCAGATGCCGAAAAACGCCAAAAATACGATCAATTTGGACAATATTGGCGACAAGTAGGCGAAGGCTTCCCTGGGGGTGGCGCTGGTGTCGATATGGGTGGAGTGGACTTCAGCCAATACGGCAATTTTGATGAATTTATTAATGAGTTGTTAGGGCGCTTTGGTGGTGCTGCGCCTCGTGGTGGGCGACAAGGTTACTCTTATCGCACTTCTGGTGGTAGACCAGGAGGTGGTTTTGGCGGCTTTAATGACTTTGGATTTCAAGATGTAGGCACAGCAGGCGGTGGTCAAGATGCCGAAGCTACCATCAGCCTCACTTTTGCTGAAGCTTTTGCTGGAGTTCAAAAGCGCTTTAATTTAGGTAACGAAACTATTGATGTGCGAATTCCGGCTGGTACTAAACCCGGTACTCGCTTACGGGTCAGGGGTAAGGGTCAATTTAACCCCATGACACAACAAAGAGGCGATTTATATTTAAAAGTAGAATTTCAGCCCCACTCATTTTTCCAAATTGAAGGGGATAACTTGGCCTGCGAAATTCCCATTACTCCCGATGAAGCTGCGCTGGGAGCCTCCATTGATGTGCCTACACCCGATGGTTCTGTGAACGTTAAACTACCTGCTGGTGTGCGTTCTGGTCAATCACTCCGTTTACGGGGCAAAGGCTGGCCTATAGCCAAAGGCGGACGGGGTGATCAGTTTGTCAAAGTGGCTATTGTTCCACCAAAAGATATGAGCCAACAAGAGCGAGAATACTATGAAAAAATCCGGGCTATCCGCAGTTACAATCCCCGGAGTCATTTACAACAAGTTAAGTTGTGATATTCCGTTTTGCTAATTATTTATATCTAGGATTCGTACTTGATTTTTAAAACGTAGGGTGGGCATTGCCCATCGGCTCATGGTTTTAGTGGGCATTGCTCACCCTACAGATGTTGATAATTTTTCTGAAATCAAATCGAATTTCTATGGTTGATTTGGTTGGTAATGGGTAATATTAATACCGATTCAATTAATGATGGCAACACATCATTGGGTGAAGAAGACGCGATTCATCGCGTCTCTACAAGGGTTCTTTTTTTAAATTGGTATAATTGTTTTTTCCTATTACCAATTTTAATCAAATTTTTCTAACAATTTCTCGATACTAGCATTGTGATCAAAAAACGAAAATAAATGCTTGTAACGCAATCTACCATCTTTATCTAAGACAAATTGGGCTGGTAAAGGCGCTCCCAAGGCTTGCCCTACTTGATAGGTACGAAATGTCCGACAACTCGGATCACTAAGTAAAGGCATTTTTAAGCTCAAATCTTTAACTACTATTTGACTTTGCTTTTCATCAGTACTCGTAACTAATAAAACTTCTATCCCGCGATTGGTAAATTGTTCGTAGTTCTCATTTAAAGCTTTGATGTGAGGAAAGCAAAAGGGACAATATTGCTTTTCTGTAAAAATTCGCGTAAATGCCAGTAATACAGGCTGTTTACCTCGATAATTTGATAGTTTAACTAATGTTCCATTGGTAATATCTGGTAATTGAAAGTCTGGTGTTCCTACATCTAGCCTTAATTCGTTGCTAGCGGGAATAGGCAAGAAATTACGAAAGAACCGTTCATTCAATAAGCCACTAAAATCTGTTGAAGTTAACATAAACAGTTGAAAATTATCTAGTAGTAATATGATGGAAAATACAATTATAAAACCACAGATAAACACTGGAGTTAACACTGATTTTATATCTGTGTCTATCTGCGTTCATCTGTGGTGCGGATGATTATCTTATTTAACTCTTGCAAGCAGGATAGAAGTTGGAAGGTTTCTAAATAAAGTAATCGATCGCAGAGGGGCAGAATAAACATATGAAAGAAACAGCTATGAACCAATGAGGCTATTTTCTTTCCTTCTGCCTGCTACCCTCTCTTCGAGAGATGCGCGATCGCCAACTGCCTTCTTAAACAGCAGCGAAGTAAACTTTGGACTTCACAGGGTCGGGAGTCATGGTCTTTTCGCCAGGTTGCCAACCAGCAGGGCAAACTTCATCTGGGTGAGACTGGACATACTGGATTGCTTGTAATGTCCGTAGGGTTTCGTCAACGCTACGACCAAAAGCTAGGTTGTTAATAGTAGCGTGCTGAATGATACCATCTTTATCGATGATGAACAGACCACGTAAAGCAATACCTGCTGCTGGGTCTAGTACGTTGTAAGCGTCGCTAACCTCTTTCTTAATATCGGAAACTAAGGGATAATTTAGGTCGCCAACACCACCAGACTTACGATCAGTTTGAATCCAAGCTAGGTGGGAGAACTCGCTATCAACGGACACACCGAGAATTTCGGTGTTAAGTTTCTTGAATTCTTCGTAGCGATCGCTAAATGCTGTGATCTCCGTGGGGCAAACAAAGGTAAAGTCTAGGGGATAGAAGAACAAGACAACATACTTACCACGATAGTCGGAAAGCTTAATTGTCTTGAATTCCTGATCAACTACAGCTGTTGCTGTAAAATCGGGAGCCTGTTGACCAACGCGGAGGCTTTCTTGTGTTCCGTAGGTGATGGACATTAACTTAATTCTCCTTCAACTTATATCGGTTTACTAGGTATTGGAGTTTGGGTTAGGAATAAACTTACCCATCCACGCTTTCACCCTATCGGGTACTCTCCGAGAAGCCTTACGGGTACGCAGTCCTTTCGGGCTGTCTCACAGTTTGATTACGATCTGTTACGACTATATCATAGTCATAACGATTTTGAGTAGCAAATGGATGATTTAGATACAAGAGAATGGTTGCTGACTAATGGCTTAGGAAGTTTTGCCAGTGGTACTGTTTCGGATATCCGTACACGAACCTACCACGGTTGGCTATTTGCATCGACAAATCCGCCTTCTGGACGCACCTTACTGCTGTCGCACCTAGAAGCTAGTTTAGAAGTCTCAGGAAAAGTCGTAGCATTGGGGACGAATATTTGGGGTACAGGTGAGATTGCACCCACTGGTTACAAGCTACTACGTTCTTTTGATGTTAACCCAGTACCTAAGTGGATTTGGGGTGAAGGAGACTGGCAATTAAGTAGGCAACTTGTGATGCCTTACGGTGTAGTGGAAAGTGGAGAAGAATGTGAACTCAAGGCTCAAGAATCTCAATTTCGCCATCGGTTATTAATTCACTATCGTTACGAAGGTAG contains:
- a CDS encoding AAA family ATPase, with amino-acid sequence MTKLILLIGLPGSGKSNLAKQLVAQCPQMQLISTDAIRGQLFGSEAIQGSWLLIWREIERQLQQTVITNKIALFDATNAQRRHRRELIALARELGFTDITGVWIKTPVWLCLARNKKRPRQVPEDVILRMHRQLRDAPPTLQEGLENLIVHENISSPIQGSLLPISSIDKYGNCPDPVSVNHT
- a CDS encoding DnaJ C-terminal domain-containing protein; its protein translation is MAATDFKDYYAILGVSKTATPEEIKQAFRKLARKYHPDVNPGNKQAEASFKEVNEAYEVLSDAEKRQKYDQFGQYWRQVGEGFPGGGAGVDMGGVDFSQYGNFDEFINELLGRFGGAAPRGGRQGYSYRTSGGRPGGGFGGFNDFGFQDVGTAGGGQDAEATISLTFAEAFAGVQKRFNLGNETIDVRIPAGTKPGTRLRVRGKGQFNPMTQQRGDLYLKVEFQPHSFFQIEGDNLACEIPITPDEAALGASIDVPTPDGSVNVKLPAGVRSGQSLRLRGKGWPIAKGGRGDQFVKVAIVPPKDMSQQEREYYEKIRAIRSYNPRSHLQQVKL
- a CDS encoding peroxiredoxin family protein; the encoded protein is MLTSTDFSGLLNERFFRNFLPIPASNELRLDVGTPDFQLPDITNGTLVKLSNYRGKQPVLLAFTRIFTEKQYCPFCFPHIKALNENYEQFTNRGIEVLLVTSTDEKQSQIVVKDLSLKMPLLSDPSCRTFRTYQVGQALGAPLPAQFVLDKDGRLRYKHLFSFFDHNASIEKLLEKFD
- a CDS encoding peroxiredoxin; its protein translation is MSITYGTQESLRVGQQAPDFTATAVVDQEFKTIKLSDYRGKYVVLFFYPLDFTFVCPTEITAFSDRYEEFKKLNTEILGVSVDSEFSHLAWIQTDRKSGGVGDLNYPLVSDIKKEVSDAYNVLDPAAGIALRGLFIIDKDGIIQHATINNLAFGRSVDETLRTLQAIQYVQSHPDEVCPAGWQPGEKTMTPDPVKSKVYFAAV